A section of the Clostridium felsineum DSM 794 genome encodes:
- a CDS encoding polysaccharide deacetylase family protein, protein MNKIFKCFPDGKFKVLTMSYDDGKLSDRKLVSIFNKYGIKGTFHINSGLIGDENRLKRDEIKTLYAKHEVSAHTLTHPTITRCPMEQVAKEILMDRENLEEIVGYPVRGLSYPNGSYNDSIKKLLKPLGIEYSRIVGNSDSFDLPSDFTEWKATCHHNHNLMEHAKEFVSLYKKQYLYMMYVWGHSYEFEKDNNWDLIEDFCRYVGNKEDIWYATNIEIVYYINILDNLKFSAKGDLVYNPSAKSAWISVNDKVMEIKGGTQVILF, encoded by the coding sequence ATGAATAAAATTTTTAAATGTTTCCCCGATGGAAAATTCAAAGTTTTAACTATGAGCTATGATGATGGAAAGTTATCTGATAGAAAGCTTGTAAGCATTTTTAATAAATATGGAATTAAAGGCACCTTTCATATAAATTCTGGGCTTATCGGAGATGAAAATCGTTTAAAGCGCGATGAAATTAAAACCTTATATGCTAAGCATGAAGTTTCAGCTCATACTTTAACACATCCCACAATAACAAGGTGTCCTATGGAACAAGTAGCAAAAGAGATATTAATGGATAGAGAAAATTTAGAAGAAATTGTAGGTTACCCTGTACGTGGTTTGTCTTACCCAAATGGTTCCTACAATGATTCAATAAAAAAACTCCTTAAACCACTTGGTATTGAATATTCAAGAATAGTTGGTAACTCTGATTCTTTCGATCTTCCTTCTGACTTTACGGAATGGAAAGCTACATGCCATCATAACCATAACCTTATGGAACATGCTAAAGAATTTGTTTCACTATACAAAAAACAATATCTATATATGATGTATGTATGGGGTCATAGCTATGAATTTGAAAAAGATAATAATTGGGACCTTATAGAAGATTTTTGCAGATATGTAGGAAATAAGGAAGATATATGGTATGCAACAAATATTGAAATAGTATATTATATTAATATATTAGATAATTTGAAATTTTCAGCTAAGGGTGATTTAGTCTACAATCCATCAGCAAAATCTGCTTGGATTAGTGTAAACGATAAAGTTATGGAGATAAAAGGCGGAACGCAAGTAATATTATTTTAA
- a CDS encoding MFS transporter — translation MEKRIKLRNILGYSSINFLGSGAQGLMSAWLLFFYSSVCGINSVKAASIFAIARLIDAVGNPVLGFISDGFGKTKLGKKFGRRKPFIAVGIIGIAIIFPLLWVSGKSFVYYFAVNMIYEISYTLVFVPGTTLPAEMTQDAGEKAKLIGGKQYFGTISNTITGFLTGFIFGTFGKTSTKSFWYIGLSWGIITTIALLFFIFNVYERDQKTAVYEDDAGSLVEVFKKLGIDLVSCMRNKAFRLHSVMWFLGSVYKQLAQGVLTFFAVYVLSLTTVAVSAVNGVSSLVSCVGLLGYIVLSYKIGAPKTFKLGVVVIFLSLLGYIYLVFTGHNSLTLTLFVIFSIINIVGKTAIDYIPTYQMGFIADIDEAITLKRREGVYNGINGLFGKLATSIESMVLGIGLGAFGFISTSAKAKHMPHQPHSAIIGISVVTIVFPLVLLTITWIAASKFKLTKENHKLLIDEVDRIKAGGSMSEATPEARTAVEALTGWEYEKCFGNNNVAYKNSSNDLNFQ, via the coding sequence ATGGAAAAAAGAATCAAATTAAGAAATATACTTGGTTACTCAAGTATAAACTTCCTCGGAAGCGGAGCTCAAGGATTAATGTCTGCATGGCTATTATTCTTTTATAGTAGTGTCTGTGGTATTAACTCAGTAAAAGCAGCCTCAATATTTGCAATTGCAAGACTTATAGATGCTGTTGGTAACCCAGTACTCGGTTTTATAAGCGATGGTTTTGGTAAGACAAAGCTTGGTAAAAAATTTGGTAGAAGAAAACCTTTTATCGCTGTTGGAATAATTGGAATAGCTATTATCTTTCCTTTATTATGGGTATCTGGAAAATCATTTGTGTATTACTTTGCAGTTAACATGATTTATGAAATATCTTACACATTAGTTTTTGTACCTGGAACAACTCTTCCAGCAGAAATGACACAAGATGCTGGTGAAAAAGCAAAACTTATTGGTGGAAAACAATATTTTGGTACTATATCAAATACTATCACTGGATTCTTAACTGGTTTCATATTTGGTACTTTCGGAAAAACATCTACTAAGTCTTTCTGGTATATAGGTCTTAGTTGGGGAATTATAACTACTATTGCTTTATTGTTCTTCATATTTAACGTATATGAAAGAGATCAAAAAACAGCTGTATATGAAGACGACGCTGGTTCACTTGTAGAAGTATTTAAAAAACTCGGAATAGATTTAGTTTCTTGTATGAGAAACAAAGCCTTCAGGCTTCATAGTGTTATGTGGTTCTTAGGTAGTGTTTACAAACAACTTGCACAAGGTGTACTTACCTTCTTTGCAGTATATGTATTAAGTTTAACAACAGTTGCAGTATCAGCCGTAAATGGTGTATCATCCTTAGTTTCATGTGTTGGATTATTAGGATATATAGTACTTTCATATAAGATCGGTGCTCCAAAAACCTTTAAACTTGGAGTTGTAGTAATCTTTTTATCACTTTTAGGATATATATACCTTGTATTCACAGGTCATAATTCACTAACTTTAACTTTATTTGTAATATTCTCAATAATCAACATTGTAGGTAAAACTGCTATTGATTATATACCAACTTACCAAATGGGTTTTATTGCTGATATAGATGAAGCAATAACTCTAAAAAGAAGAGAAGGTGTATATAACGGTATAAACGGTTTATTTGGAAAGCTTGCAACATCAATAGAATCAATGGTACTTGGTATTGGTTTAGGAGCTTTTGGTTTCATAAGCACAAGCGCAAAGGCAAAACACATGCCTCACCAACCACATAGTGCAATAATCGGAATATCGGTAGTTACAATTGTATTCCCTCTTGTACTTCTTACAATAACTTGGATTGCAGCTTCAAAATTTAAGCTTACAAAAGAAAATCACAAATTATTAATAGATGAAGTAGACAGAATTAAAGCTGGTGGTTCAATGAGTGAAGCAACTCCTGAAGCTAGAACAGCTGTTGAAGCATTAACTGGTTGGGAATATGAAAAATGTTTTGGAAATAACAATGTCGCATATAAAAATTCATCAAATGATCTTAATTTTCAATAA
- a CDS encoding BtrH N-terminal domain-containing protein yields the protein MIKNIEPLHKDNRNCYEDVIVTICNWFQRRYECIYEYSWAFEYERLETSNTFNLGKYLKYNNSKRRSLLCKYSGIEMINHKYEELDKGLKDIKIKLNNNIPIALTSMDMFWLYWTPHYKKSHGGHTIIAIDVDNESNIICMDPYFKRKKLKLSIEDFNLSSSRKYISFNIVSDEMRYSDVNSIINSAVSELLRKRNSENSFDNMRKFADDIKLYYNAKNEMKGYQDYFTVPIYNTIQRIGQGRKQFSELLVFLSENYSCNKNLLKKYSNSINLMGKKWDALKVLFGKEVFLSDYTLVKNKAPIKIYDIANYEEEIAKEIFECNFN from the coding sequence ATGATAAAAAATATTGAGCCTTTACATAAGGATAATCGAAATTGTTATGAAGATGTTATAGTTACAATTTGTAATTGGTTTCAACGAAGATATGAATGTATATATGAATATTCATGGGCGTTTGAATATGAAAGATTGGAAACGTCAAATACATTTAATTTAGGAAAATACCTTAAATATAATAATTCAAAACGTCGAAGCTTGTTGTGTAAATATAGTGGAATTGAAATGATTAATCATAAATATGAAGAGTTGGATAAAGGATTGAAAGATATAAAAATAAAACTTAATAATAATATACCAATTGCTTTGACCAGTATGGATATGTTTTGGCTATATTGGACACCTCATTATAAAAAATCTCATGGTGGGCATACCATTATAGCAATAGATGTAGATAATGAATCGAATATTATATGTATGGATCCTTACTTTAAAAGGAAAAAATTAAAGTTATCAATTGAAGATTTTAATTTAAGTTCAAGTAGGAAGTACATTTCCTTTAATATTGTGAGTGATGAAATGAGATATTCTGATGTAAATTCTATAATAAATAGCGCAGTGAGTGAATTGTTAAGAAAAAGAAATTCAGAAAATTCATTTGATAATATGCGCAAGTTTGCAGATGATATAAAATTGTATTATAATGCAAAAAATGAGATGAAAGGATATCAAGATTATTTTACAGTTCCTATTTATAATACAATACAAAGAATTGGACAAGGAAGAAAACAGTTTAGTGAGTTACTTGTTTTTTTATCTGAAAATTATTCATGTAACAAGAATTTATTAAAGAAATATAGTAATAGTATTAATTTAATGGGAAAAAAGTGGGATGCACTTAAAGTATTATTTGGAAAAGAAGTGTTTTTATCTGATTATACATTGGTTAAAAATAAGGCACCAATTAAGATATATGATATTGCTAATTATGAAGAAGAGATAGCAAAAGAAATTTTTGAGTGTAACTTCAATTGA
- a CDS encoding SDR family NAD(P)-dependent oxidoreductase: MGKIEYNFKNTRCCGKVKMMNEMKNYFKGKKFLLLGGTSGIGYDIANSLLQEGATVIATGRNLKKLEVLKTKYDEKNIVIKFVDFGEQSSFENFDISDYKLDGLISTVGICMNIPAKLSDYNKVLYSMKVNFLGPVTLINKLIRKKRFNEGSSIVLLSSISGCSTTSVGLSNYSASKAALIGYTRAVALEISPKIRINCVSPGTVNTQSGMFLETLDKMSEESKETEFSRYPLKLGKPEDVSNMVKFLLSPAASWITGQNFIIDGGRTLK; the protein is encoded by the coding sequence ATGGGAAAAATTGAATACAATTTCAAAAATACTAGATGTTGTGGTAAAGTTAAAATGATGAATGAAATGAAAAATTATTTTAAGGGAAAAAAATTCTTATTATTAGGAGGCACATCTGGTATTGGTTATGATATAGCAAATTCTTTATTACAAGAAGGGGCTACAGTAATAGCTACAGGAAGAAATTTAAAAAAACTTGAAGTACTTAAAACAAAGTATGATGAGAAAAATATTGTTATAAAATTTGTTGATTTTGGAGAACAAAGTAGTTTTGAAAATTTTGATATATCGGATTATAAATTAGATGGATTAATAAGTACAGTAGGAATATGTATGAATATACCTGCGAAACTTAGTGATTATAATAAAGTGCTTTATAGTATGAAAGTTAACTTTTTAGGACCAGTTACTTTGATAAATAAACTAATAAGAAAGAAAAGATTTAATGAAGGAAGTAGTATTGTTTTATTATCCTCAATTTCTGGATGTAGTACAACTAGCGTTGGTTTAAGTAACTATTCAGCATCAAAAGCAGCGTTAATTGGGTATACTAGAGCAGTTGCTTTGGAAATATCACCCAAGATTCGCATTAATTGTGTATCACCAGGAACTGTTAACACCCAATCAGGTATGTTTTTGGAAACATTAGATAAAATGTCAGAAGAAAGTAAGGAAACAGAATTTTCAAGATACCCATTAAAATTAGGAAAACCAGAAGATGTAAGTAATATGGTGAAGTTCTTACTTTCGCCAGCAGCTTCTTGGATAACTGGTCAAAATTTTATTATTGATGGGGGGAGAACTCTTAAATAA
- a CDS encoding phosphopantetheine-binding protein: protein MDKIKIIKRILNECKVHYIEDENEEINFQSIQLVMLVASLEEEFDIEIPDDYLEWEKLNTISKILDVVVKLK from the coding sequence ATGGATAAAATAAAAATAATAAAAAGAATACTTAATGAATGTAAAGTACATTATATTGAAGATGAAAATGAAGAAATTAATTTTCAATCGATTCAATTAGTTATGTTAGTGGCATCCTTAGAGGAAGAATTTGATATAGAAATACCAGATGATTATCTTGAATGGGAAAAATTGAATACAATTTCAAAAATACTAGATGTTGTGGTAAAGTTAAAATGA
- a CDS encoding 3-oxoacyl-ACP synthase III family protein has product MAKGIFKHVSISSIATAVPIYERALDDEIELLENKKNIDKIKRITGLDKRRIADTKTTSIDLCCCAAKKIMGEMNIDKSKIDAIIFVTQTPDYRIPNCASIVHGKLGLSKECLCYDINHGCSGYIYGLLNAFSLVESGVCKKILLLVGDTLSKVINKKDKSLAIIHGDAGSATIIEYSDELIHSSFILKSQGDMSNSIIIKAGGFRNMSSKYTRIEKKDDEGNIRTDEQLYMNGLKVFNFALQNVPDLVNEVLEFSKLNIKDIDFFAFHQANGIINNGIISKLQIDQTKAPLEVVKQYGNSSCCSIPQVISKAFGGKILRDKRIVMTGFGVGLSLGTCITNFNNTTIFPIIEYDYK; this is encoded by the coding sequence ATGGCAAAAGGTATTTTTAAACACGTTTCTATTAGTAGTATAGCCACGGCAGTTCCAATATATGAAAGAGCACTTGATGATGAAATAGAGTTATTGGAGAATAAAAAGAATATTGATAAAATAAAACGGATTACTGGATTAGACAAACGGAGAATCGCAGATACAAAGACTACATCTATTGATTTATGCTGTTGTGCTGCAAAAAAAATAATGGGTGAAATGAATATTGATAAAAGCAAAATTGATGCTATTATATTTGTAACACAAACACCAGATTATAGGATACCTAATTGTGCATCTATAGTTCATGGTAAGTTAGGATTAAGTAAAGAGTGCTTGTGCTATGATATTAACCATGGGTGTTCAGGATATATCTATGGATTATTAAATGCATTTTCATTAGTGGAATCAGGAGTTTGTAAAAAAATACTGCTTTTGGTTGGAGATACTCTTTCAAAGGTAATTAATAAAAAAGATAAGTCATTAGCAATTATTCATGGTGATGCTGGTTCTGCAACTATTATTGAATATTCTGATGAATTGATACATTCTAGCTTTATTTTGAAAAGTCAGGGGGATATGTCAAATTCAATAATAATCAAAGCAGGTGGATTTAGAAATATGTCTTCTAAATATACAAGAATTGAAAAAAAAGATGATGAAGGTAATATTCGTACAGATGAACAGTTATATATGAATGGATTAAAAGTATTTAATTTTGCACTTCAGAATGTTCCTGACTTAGTTAATGAAGTATTAGAATTTTCAAAACTAAATATAAAGGATATTGATTTTTTTGCATTCCATCAAGCAAATGGAATTATTAATAATGGAATTATTAGTAAGTTACAAATAGATCAAACAAAGGCACCGTTGGAGGTAGTAAAACAATATGGAAATTCCAGTTGTTGTAGTATTCCACAAGTAATATCAAAAGCATTTGGAGGAAAAATTTTAAGAGATAAAAGGATAGTTATGACTGGGTTTGGAGTTGGTTTAAGTTTAGGTACATGTATTACTAATTTTAATAATACAACCATATTTCCAATTATTGAATATGATTATAAATAA
- a CDS encoding HAD-IIIC family phosphatase, which yields MEYFDYLPLLDESEKKRLYDSNVSDYDKLKNLIKLSKYKLTLLESVKLGKQVEKLSYLIGKCNEYRKINIGIMGNYTLNHLKYNLIASAFRRGILLNIQFAPFDSIYPIALGEIHPFKGKMDFLFMYMSPKKFYSTNMTISNVKSEMISLIEKIKKIYSTTIILTNSNKRFYESTSNINILNKNDFEDLVESYNNICEEIIKNDKATLMLNIDKISSIVGLQKWIKPIDYYRSKIPFAYENSDIFSDYFTRLICAYLGIRKKVIVLDLDGVLWGGILGDDKIDNIIIGNGTSEGEAFKVFQEYLVKEMYETGVVLTVVSKNNLENVLDVLENCSEMILNKEHFAMLQVNWKDKVSNIRAIADTLNVRLDSIVFIDDNIHERNLVREKLPQVTTPEIGNNPSNYPIILSNSGYFDYYNLTKEDLNRTNSYINRIKSIEIQNNFSDYASYLKSTNMKLIIQPFQDNDLNRVVQLINKTNQFNLMCTRVKHFDIEKVTKSSNQFGIQISLGDKYENYGIISVVILNIDQNILSIDTWVMSCRVFNKNIENAVLNYLCQLAKEKGIRKIIGKCKNIKEKSYVDELYLKMGFEYLRTQDEVAIYEISKENFKKHECDISEIVIKDFLNV from the coding sequence ATGGAGTACTTTGATTATCTTCCTTTGCTAGACGAAAGCGAAAAAAAAAGATTATATGATTCCAATGTAAGTGATTATGATAAACTTAAAAATTTAATTAAACTATCTAAATATAAACTTACTTTATTGGAAAGTGTTAAATTAGGGAAACAAGTAGAAAAGCTTTCTTATTTAATTGGGAAATGTAACGAATATCGAAAAATTAATATAGGAATAATGGGTAATTATACTTTAAATCATTTGAAATATAATTTAATTGCATCTGCATTTAGAAGAGGAATACTTTTAAATATACAATTTGCACCTTTTGATAGTATATATCCAATAGCATTGGGAGAAATACATCCATTTAAAGGTAAAATGGATTTTTTGTTCATGTATATGTCACCAAAAAAGTTTTATTCAACAAATATGACTATTAGCAATGTAAAAAGTGAGATGATTTCGTTAATTGAAAAAATTAAGAAAATATATTCTACAACAATTATTTTGACCAATAGTAATAAAAGATTTTATGAAAGCACATCAAATATAAATATATTAAACAAAAATGATTTTGAAGATCTTGTTGAAAGTTACAATAATATTTGTGAAGAAATAATTAAAAATGATAAAGCTACATTAATGCTTAATATAGATAAGATTTCCAGTATTGTTGGTTTACAGAAATGGATAAAACCCATTGATTATTATAGAAGCAAGATACCTTTTGCATATGAAAATTCAGATATTTTTTCGGATTATTTTACAAGACTAATTTGTGCATATTTAGGCATAAGAAAAAAAGTAATAGTTTTAGATTTGGATGGAGTATTATGGGGTGGAATTCTTGGTGATGATAAAATTGATAATATTATTATTGGAAATGGCACTAGTGAAGGGGAAGCATTTAAGGTATTTCAAGAATATTTAGTAAAAGAAATGTATGAGACAGGAGTAGTGCTGACGGTAGTTTCAAAAAATAATTTAGAAAATGTTTTGGATGTATTGGAAAATTGTTCGGAAATGATTCTGAATAAAGAGCATTTTGCTATGCTTCAAGTAAATTGGAAAGATAAGGTATCTAATATAAGAGCTATTGCAGATACATTAAATGTTAGATTAGATTCAATTGTTTTTATAGATGATAATATACATGAAAGAAATTTGGTAAGGGAAAAGTTACCACAAGTTACAACACCAGAAATCGGAAATAATCCATCCAATTATCCAATTATACTATCCAATAGTGGCTATTTTGATTATTATAATTTAACTAAGGAAGACTTAAATCGAACAAATAGTTATATAAATCGAATAAAAAGTATTGAAATACAAAATAACTTTTCTGATTATGCTAGCTATTTAAAGTCTACTAATATGAAGTTAATTATACAACCTTTTCAAGATAATGATTTAAATAGAGTAGTACAATTAATTAATAAAACAAATCAATTTAATTTAATGTGTACAAGAGTAAAACATTTTGACATTGAGAAAGTAACTAAATCGTCCAATCAATTTGGAATTCAAATATCATTAGGAGATAAATACGAAAATTATGGGATTATAAGTGTTGTAATTTTAAATATAGATCAAAATATTTTAAGCATTGATACATGGGTTATGTCATGTAGAGTGTTTAATAAAAATATTGAAAATGCAGTTTTAAATTATTTATGTCAGTTAGCAAAAGAAAAAGGAATAAGAAAAATCATAGGTAAATGTAAAAATATAAAAGAAAAAAGTTATGTTGATGAATTGTATTTGAAAATGGGTTTTGAATATTTAAGAACGCAAGATGAGGTGGCTATTTATGAAATAAGCAAAGAAAATTTTAAAAAACATGAATGTGATATTTCTGAAATTGTAATAAAAGATTTTTTAAATGTATAA
- a CDS encoding acyl carrier protein — translation MNDYKKKIIEILNTIFDEYEGEITEDLVKEDIDQWDSLASAQIIMAIENEFNKHLSDEEVASINSVANILKLVIGDDIYGVL, via the coding sequence TTGAACGATTATAAAAAAAAAATTATAGAAATACTGAATACCATTTTTGATGAATATGAAGGTGAAATAACAGAAGACTTAGTTAAAGAAGATATAGATCAATGGGATAGTTTAGCTAGTGCTCAAATTATTATGGCAATTGAAAATGAATTTAATAAACATTTATCAGATGAAGAAGTAGCATCAATTAATTCAGTTGCAAATATTTTAAAATTGGTTATTGGAGATGATATATATGGAGTACTTTGA
- a CDS encoding deoxynucleoside kinase, whose product MLVCIAGTDGSGKSTLVASLQEQMSKKCKCSQLRLYDTVVFSKLQKKAAIFLKKNKIENTHYNLVIAYLMFELQEKSFPKLTQEIQKNDIVIMDRYIETIDFIVKNYKVDKRILNKIIEKFQKPDIYIYLKVNPNICYKRIISLRKPGDGEELHEIIAAAKYYDNNIKNYNFTVVNGEQTKKDIVINCLNIIQTSKSKLKAKGSENFERL is encoded by the coding sequence ATGTTAGTATGTATTGCAGGAACAGATGGCTCTGGAAAATCTACGTTAGTTGCAAGCTTACAAGAACAGATGTCAAAAAAATGCAAATGCAGTCAATTAAGGTTATACGATACTGTAGTTTTTTCGAAATTACAAAAAAAAGCTGCTATTTTTTTAAAAAAAAATAAAATTGAAAATACACATTATAATCTTGTAATTGCATATCTGATGTTTGAATTACAAGAAAAATCTTTTCCTAAATTAACTCAGGAAATACAAAAAAATGATATTGTTATTATGGATAGATATATAGAGACCATAGATTTTATTGTGAAAAATTATAAAGTGGACAAGAGGATACTTAACAAAATTATAGAAAAGTTTCAAAAACCAGATATATATATATATTTGAAAGTAAATCCCAATATTTGTTATAAAAGAATAATATCATTAAGAAAACCTGGTGATGGTGAAGAATTACATGAAATAATAGCAGCAGCTAAGTATTATGACAATAATATTAAAAATTATAATTTTACTGTTGTTAATGGTGAACAAACAAAAAAAGATATTGTTATAAATTGTCTAAATATAATACAAACTTCAAAATCAAAACTAAAAGCTAAGGGAAGTGAAAATTTTGAACGATTATAA
- a CDS encoding MGDG synthase family glycosyltransferase produces the protein MSILILAAQTGHGHMSVMNAINEAFLDKKYKDCICIPDFYESILPSNKILSDFYNFLLSSSTALCDKYVEFNSITRPEKNEYIYKLTKHKYTKLFRIKGIDAIISTATSINYNMIRAMKEERILNKIPFYVVVTDPYNPIAPGFDAIGATRYFCPNSIVRKILVKSGVPEKNVIISGYPISKRFFCDNLFKNEEIYTDLNINKDKKVIVLNCGSQGNISNLDFLIKYLNSNLHENFIMLCGVNKVLYKLAKIELKRAQRDNVTILPFYDHVEKLLAVADIYITKAGANSFYEALVTKVPMIIDAVNGFIYQERGVVDFLENAKVGRILRNKENLISLIKTMLSDKESMRIKEEYKQILIKDGANNIVEKVLEDIGKL, from the coding sequence ATGTCGATATTGATTTTAGCTGCTCAAACTGGACATGGCCATATGTCCGTTATGAATGCTATAAATGAAGCTTTTTTAGATAAGAAATATAAAGATTGCATATGTATTCCAGACTTTTATGAATCTATTTTACCTAGTAATAAAATACTTAGTGATTTTTATAATTTTTTACTTAGCAGTTCAACTGCTCTATGTGATAAATATGTAGAATTCAATAGTATAACTAGGCCTGAAAAAAATGAATATATATATAAATTAACAAAACATAAGTATACGAAATTATTTCGTATTAAGGGTATAGACGCAATTATTTCCACAGCTACATCAATTAATTATAACATGATTAGAGCAATGAAAGAAGAAAGAATACTTAATAAAATTCCATTTTATGTAGTTGTTACTGATCCCTATAATCCAATAGCGCCAGGATTTGATGCAATTGGTGCAACAAGATACTTTTGCCCTAATTCAATAGTAAGAAAAATTTTGGTAAAAAGTGGAGTACCAGAAAAAAACGTTATCATATCAGGATATCCAATATCAAAACGATTTTTTTGTGATAATTTATTTAAAAATGAAGAAATATATACGGATTTAAATATAAATAAAGATAAAAAAGTAATTGTTTTGAATTGTGGTTCTCAAGGAAATATATCAAATTTAGACTTTCTAATTAAATATTTAAATTCTAATTTACATGAAAACTTTATAATGCTATGTGGGGTTAATAAAGTTTTATACAAATTAGCTAAAATAGAATTAAAGAGAGCACAAAGGGATAACGTTACTATTTTGCCATTTTATGATCATGTTGAAAAGCTATTAGCAGTAGCAGACATTTATATAACCAAAGCAGGGGCAAATTCATTTTATGAAGCTTTAGTTACGAAAGTTCCAATGATTATTGATGCAGTAAATGGATTTATATATCAGGAGCGTGGTGTAGTTGATTTTTTAGAAAATGCAAAAGTTGGAAGAATATTAAGAAATAAAGAAAATTTAATTTCACTTATAAAAACTATGTTATCAGATAAAGAAAGTATGCGCATTAAAGAAGAGTATAAACAAATATTAATAAAGGATGGAGCTAACAATATAGTTGAAAAAGTTTTAGAAGATATAGGAAAATTGTGA
- a CDS encoding radical SAM protein, which produces MIKNFNKEEYDLNYSKMKKVLKYYNKRHFFEDGTPLVLSFLTTNKCCLRCKHCFYHETLDNHNKSNQEKELTIDQYEKISNSMQWFNIGIFTGGEPFMRNDLHEIIHIFRTNNNMPWCDSATNGQLTESILKQTELICKQDSNKIYSLSFSIEGFEEDNDAIRGKGTFKKSLETLQECKKLKKYYKNLELNLCSTFNSINQERYSEFLNWYIKNFEPDKVTLLKIRQTPRAGKSLCDIDDKLYEKAIKNLGQYISEGKFGDVNKPETHFTHQMSCNTLETTKTGKRNFYCYAGKHGGWIDYNGNVSVCEVFPDVKTSGENLLIGNLKNYDMDFMKLWNSERAYQVKQKVGKMPICSKCTHETEGQIPSLYFEPNDCLESKQVICRY; this is translated from the coding sequence ATGATAAAAAATTTTAATAAGGAAGAGTATGATCTAAATTATTCAAAAATGAAAAAAGTGTTGAAGTATTACAACAAAAGACATTTTTTTGAAGATGGAACTCCGTTAGTATTATCATTTTTAACAACAAATAAGTGTTGTTTGAGATGTAAGCATTGCTTTTATCATGAAACTCTTGATAATCATAATAAAAGCAATCAAGAAAAAGAACTCACAATTGATCAATATGAAAAAATATCAAATAGTATGCAATGGTTTAATATAGGTATTTTTACTGGAGGAGAACCTTTTATGAGGAATGATCTTCATGAAATTATACATATATTTAGAACAAATAATAATATGCCATGGTGTGATTCTGCAACTAATGGTCAGTTAACTGAATCAATTTTAAAACAAACAGAACTTATATGTAAACAAGATTCTAATAAAATATATTCGTTAAGTTTTTCCATTGAAGGGTTTGAAGAAGATAATGATGCCATAAGAGGTAAAGGAACATTTAAGAAATCATTAGAGACGTTACAAGAATGTAAAAAACTAAAGAAATATTATAAGAATCTCGAATTAAATTTGTGTTCCACATTTAATTCGATAAATCAGGAAAGATATTCAGAATTTTTAAATTGGTATATAAAAAATTTTGAACCTGATAAAGTAACATTATTAAAAATAAGACAAACACCAAGAGCTGGAAAGTCATTATGTGATATAGATGATAAATTATATGAAAAGGCAATAAAAAACTTAGGACAATATATAAGTGAAGGAAAATTTGGAGATGTAAATAAACCAGAAACACACTTTACACATCAAATGAGCTGTAATACATTAGAAACGACAAAAACAGGAAAAAGAAATTTCTATTGTTATGCTGGAAAACATGGAGGATGGATTGATTATAATGGAAATGTTAGTGTATGTGAAGTATTTCCAGATGTTAAGACATCAGGTGAAAACTTGTTAATTGGTAATTTGAAAAATTATGATATGGATTTTATGAAATTATGGAATAGTGAAAGAGCTTATCAAGTAAAGCAAAAGGTAGGTAAAATGCCTATATGTAGTAAATGCACACACGAAACAGAAGGTCAAATACCTTCACTATATTTTGAACCAAATGATTGTTTAGAAAGCAAACAAGTTATATGTCGATATTGA